The Pseudodesulfovibrio alkaliphilus DNA segment CATCACAGGCATCGACACATGTGAATCAATGCTGGGCATCTTCGAAAACAAATTACAGGGCATGCAGATAAAACCGAAACTCAGGCACGTCAGCTTCGAAGACTTTACCCCCACAGAAGCGTACGACGGAATAGTCGCCCAGTTCGTCCTCCAGTTCATACTGAAAAGCGACAACGTCATAGCTTTCCTCAAAAAAGTTCACTCCATGCTGAACGACGACGGCGTGTTTTTCATCTCGGTATTCAACTCGCTGGGGCTGTGGAATCCTGCAGGATGGTCCGCAACCCACACCCGTGAACTCGACACGGGGTTTGCCAGGGGCGAATATGTTTTCACACCGATGGATACAATAAAGGGCATTGCAAACGCGGCCGACTACAGAGTCCTGAGCACTTCAGACGGTGATGCCGTTGATTATTACACGAAACAGGTACGGTTCTACACCCTTACGGAATACAAACTCAT contains these protein-coding regions:
- a CDS encoding class I SAM-dependent methyltransferase, which produces MQHGYSPKTAEIWDYFFDDQEAFYDVNLYTSVISKPADPTGKILDIGCGTGRFAIPLAQRGYSITGIDTCESMLGIFENKLQGMQIKPKLRHVSFEDFTPTEAYDGIVAQFVLQFILKSDNVIAFLKKVHSMLNDDGVFFISVFNSLGLWNPAGWSATHTRELDTGFARGEYVFTPMDTIKGIANAADYRVLSTSDGDAVDYYTKQVRFYTLTEYKLMLTAAGFGDISVYTDFNPTPATEETCNAFKFHIAARK